A region of the Vidua chalybeata isolate OUT-0048 chromosome 7, bVidCha1 merged haplotype, whole genome shotgun sequence genome:
CCTACAGCAACATAAGTGTATTAATGTTTCCAGCTTGTAGTCAGCCCATTACTGGCACAGAGATGTTCTCCTTGACCCTTTATTTGAACACTGTTTAGAAATGTTGTGTTGATACTGCTGTCCTGCACGTGATTGGCTCCAGGGATGTGGGGTTTGATCCTACCTGTGTGGTTTTCTTCCTGCTGGTGAGGAGGCAGGATTTCTCAGggtaaaacaaacaaagcaatgaGAGAACAAACTGGAAAAGTAAAATGGGGACTGTGAGCCAATCCACGCTTCAGGTTTCAGTCCCACAGAATCACGGAACAGTCAGAGTTGGAAGGACAATAAAGATCTCTAGTCCAATCCCGGCTTTGACGAGCAGGATTTGAAATACAtgagattgctcagagccctgtccatcttcagatttttctgtacaaagagggcaaggaaaagctttttaagGAGAGGAGAGCATCCTTTccagctggcagagcctggggtgCTACATCCAGCCAGGGTGGAGAAAAACTAGATTTGATCTATTTTTTGTTACTGTGCTAGTCCTGACCCATGATGTTATTTGGAGGCTTCCCTTGTCTTTGTGGCTTTCTCCTCATGTTTTGCACTCCTAGACATTCCCTTCCCTCACATTGCCCCAGTGTGCCCTGCTCAAGAGGTCTGCCTTGACCAGGGTCTTGGTCGTACTTGCACGGAATTTTCTAGAATCTGATTTAAGGAGGGGCATGAAATtctctcagaaagaaaaacaaatccaaagcagGGTATGGGTAAGAGGCACTTGGAAAAGGTGCACAAGCTGCCAGGCATCGGGAGCTTTCTGTGACTGCTGAACTGCAGCCACCAGGGTTTAGCTGCTTTGGCTCTTCAGTCTTCAGGACCTGGGCTCCAAAACCCACACATCAGGACTGGTGCCTCACAAGGAGCTCGTGAGGTCTGGCAGGCAGCTTTTGGAGTGTGTCACTGCTCAGTTCAGTGCCAACAGCAACCTGAATGAGTGGGAAATAGGTTTGgtggcagcacagcactggggaaATGCTGTCCCTGCAGTTCCTGGGAAACTGCTTTTGGTGTCCTCAGCTGGAGTGTGTGAATATACATGcttcaaagaaatgaaaatgggCGGGGAATGTGGGCATCTTCCACCTGGCACATCCACTAGATGCAACTTCTCACCATCTAAGAGATGTTGTCATGTTGTTCCTTGAAGATTGTGCCTTGGCTCTTGTGGAAACCATACTTCAAGCCAagtttctttgttcttctttccTTGGATTGTTGCACTTGCAATAAGGCATAAAGGTCGCTGTGGCTTTAAGGATGCATCTTTTTTCTCGTGAAGAAAACGTAGGTttacacatttttgtttcttttttgagtAAACTGTGTACTAATGGAGTTGAAAACCAGTCTTggtcttggggaaaaaatgaaacaaaatggaTCCTAGCAACTAGAAGTAAGACTTGTATTTATAgctatttcttttccagaaatggCTGGAAAAGTAAGACCGAGGCTGTGGTTTCACATTTCAGCATGTGAACCACCACAttccctgtcactgcagcacCATGATCTGGCCCTTCCTGGACCCTTCAGAGAGCCAGGACCATGGGCTGCAAGGGCTGAGAAGTCACCCTGTGACAGGAGCTccctgggggacacaggacCCTGTGCAACCCtatggggtgggacaggggagaggACATGGGATCTATAACTCTGCCTTGGGGTGATGCACAGCCATGCACTGGGATAGCAGTTGTGCTTTCTGCAGCCATGGCAGGTGTCAGGAACTTCATAAGTTCTCTTAGAAGACATTGTGTGTCAAAATCCTAGATTTTCTAGCTTAAGACAGACACACATCCCAgaatttttccagctgttctttGAAAATATAGAAAGGAGAGGAAGCAGTGGATACATATCCCGCTGCAATGTCACCATCTCAAAGCATGGTTCAAAGTCTGTCTGTACCCTGTGCTGACTTTGTTACAAAGCAGACCCGGGTTTGTACAGCACTGGCTggggagtgctgggagcagcagggcacatGTGCTAATGAGCCCAGCACTTGGCAGCCACGCAGGGAAGCCAGACGTGCAAGGCAGCAGGCGGCGTGCATGCAGCCTACTGTGTCATCGCACCGCGTCCGCGTGGGTCGCTCAGGGAAATTGGGGATGAACACGAAATTAGTGGCTGTATGAAACCTTCCCCTTCCCAGATGATGACAAAATTCTCATCGGCTTTGCGGGGGCCAGAACCTCTCCCCGTTCTCGTGTGGGTTTTCTGTGCGGACACCGagcagctccttgcagagcTTCCAGCTGGGATCATAATGTCATTTCCTCTGCTATTTCCCTGGATTCCTTTTTCATATGTTCCCGTTCCCTCCTCCGGCTTGCTGAAGAACTGCTTTGCTAATTTACAATTTACCTGCCAGATAGCTCTGGTGGAAAGGTTGCTCTGGGTTTCCGAGGAGATTATTGCACTAGTCAGAGAGCTGGTGCGTACGGCTGGCACGGAGCAAAGCACGCGCCTCCTTTTCGGCTCTGTGGATGCAATATCCAGTGTGCAAGTTTTGGCACGAGTCCTCAGGCTGGCCCGCCTCCAGGCCAAGGATCACATCTCCTGTCCCTAGGGAATGTGAAGTTTAAATCAAAGCAGCTCAGCGATGCGGGGAATGTGCCACCAGCAGTCCCTGACTGTGCCCTTCTTCAAAGCAGGCGGTGCCCGCTCTCCCCACGTGCTCATGGCAAACACAAGCAATGCTGCACGGTCTGGGCTCCAAACTTGGCTTCTCCAGCCCGCTTTCTACAAACAGTCTGACAATGGTGTGAagatggaaggaaggagaagaaatgtgGAGAGGCAGCGCAGTGCTGGCACGCTTTGAAAGCTGTCTCCTTCGTTCCAGATGTTCTAAATCACATGTGGAGAAGTGTTTGTGGTCAGATGCTGCTTGAAACTGATTGTTGATAGTCTCCTGAGACAGCCCGTGACAAattgaataataaaaatgctgaaaatagcATAGTTattccctggaaaagcaaagTTCCCACAATCCAATGAGCTGGGAAAGTTGTTGAACTTTCTTTGGACACAATGTCCTCTTTTTTTGCATGTGTATGTTCTTCAACTTTCCGTGGGTCTCTGGGCTTTTTCCTTATGACCCTTCCTCTTCTTACGAGCTCCAGGCGGCCACGCTTCCAGCCTCCccaacagcagctgaactcaTCACCAGCCTCCACCCTGAAGAGCAGTCTCAGGCACCCCATGGACCTCATTGTTTGCTCCCTGGTGTCGTGCGTTGTGGCAGGTTTGCCTTCATAGGACATTGTTCTTAAACTGCTGGGAAAGCTGGCTCTTGTTGTTGAAATCTTCACCACGACAGTCCatcctggccagcagcagtCCTCTCCTGGCCTACGCCATTGTTGATTCCTTTCCCATTAGTCCACTTGTGGCACCACAACACACAATCCTGACCTTCTGTCCTCAGTGCATGGGCAACCAGGGACAGCCACCATGCCAGGGTTTGGTGCTCTGTGTATTCTCCCTGAAGCAGGAGGCTTGAGGCCAGCGAGTGACCCAGGAGTGCTTGGTGAGGGTAGGTCCCTCTTGAGAGCTTTGTTGTTTAATTAGTGGAAGTGGGGGTTTTGGTGGTGAGAGGAGATTTGCTACAGGCCGCTTATGCTGCAGTAGTGAATTCCATTCCTGGTGGCAGAAGTGATAAAAACCATGGGTAATGACAAGATGTGGAAATGTTTGGAGTGCCCAGAGTGAGACTGTGTGTGCTTTGCTAGCCAACAATAGTCCTTATAATTTGATGAATGCTAAATACATACAAAGGACTGGAGTCTATCTATTACTGGAAAAATGTCACCATTACAAAAACTACCCTTCTGTGTGctgatttctctgtttctctgatACTGGTATTAGCTATAGATCCTCTCCTGTTCTGGCATGAGTTGCAGATCTGCAGGGACATATAGTTAAAATTTTCGTGCCAATAGATTTAGGGGAAGGTCTTGCAAATATGGGCTCACCTAAGTGATGCATTGTAATGATCTTTTTATGGGTGATGATTTTGACCGTAGCTCAACATAGTAATTTGTTTTATCTGACCATTCATTCTGGAGGCTGGCAATGTTTGGACTTCCAGCAGAGCTCATAACTGAGGTCATCAGCATTTTAACACATGCACTCGGTTAAAGTCCTGACCCTATGTGCCAAAGTCTTCTCTGATGCTTTTTGTTCAATGGAATATTCCACTCACCCACCAGCCTGCTCACCCAgacctctgctgctctcctgctctcaggCAGGTCACCAGCTGATGTCCATTTTTGTGTCCTCCCTGactgctgtggggctgtggagcTTTGTAAGTGAAGCATCTGCTGTGCAACTATTCTTCCCCCACATAAAAATCTGAGGCGTGCAGAAAATTCAGGGGTAGAGTAAAACCAAAGAAATGGAGCAGGGTGCTAtgaaaaacacaaatgttttaGGAGTGTTATAGCCAAAATATGAAAGGCTCCAGTTTCACAATGAAATTAAGTTTGTGCTGAGCTGTTGGTCTGCAGTTCAGATCCAGCATGATGTGTTGAGAATAGCATTTGCAAAAGATTTAATCTGCTGACAGACTGGTGCTCTGTCCCAAAACCACCAGCACAGTTCTCTCCATGACTGTCTCCTACTAGGCACTGCCTGAAATAGTATAACGAAAGACAGAAAACTGGCTGTGCTTTTTCTGACAAAAGATGAAACCCAGAAGATGACGGCTGTAGGAAAGGCTACCGCCTCCACTGTAGTTTTCTCCTGGACAGTTACCTGCTCTGAATAATGTCTTGCACTCACATCTTTATAGCTAACTGTGCTGCTGAGTCAGAAATTATTGTGTGATCAGCTCAAGAAATACCTAAGTGACTGTGCTGCTTACTCAGGCTGGCTGAGCCCTGTGGCACCACTGGCTGCCCATCATTCCCCATCCTCCCATCTTGGCTTaggagctctgtccctgcctgggtCTGGGCCACCCTGGCTGCTTCCTTCACCAGCAGTAGTTTTCTTCCACATGGACATAGTGGTTTGTGGATCTGTTGTTTGTTGGGACTCACTTTTGACATTTCTCCCCCTGTTTATCTGAACATGTGTGTTTATTTGAAGACTGCTGTGTTTTTATGGGAAGCTTGCTAGTAGGTGCAACCCTCCTGTGGGTCCTTCTTCCAGCAATTCCCTGGCTCCATCAATAGTAAGTAAACAGAGCTCTCGATATTGGGAAAGATAATTGGCTGTGTAatgcacagaaagcaaaattgcTTTCCTCAAGATGTATTCATCAATTACAGCTTGCCCCAGATGGTGCTGCTTGAACCATTTTCTGGACAGGGAGAAATATGTCAAATAGAAGGGAAGCTGTTTTTGTAATAAATGACTGGGTGCATATGTGCATGACTGCATGGTTTAGCTCTTCCATAATAGGTATCCTATTAACATGCTAATGAACATGCAAACAAGAAGCCAAGGATTATCAGTATTTTTGAGACAATAATGTgcattttgggcttttttgctTGTAATTAATGAGAATGTTGTCTGGTCTGCTGGTGTCCCCTGGGCTGGTTGTTGCTCTGCCAGGGGGAGGTAGCAGCCCACGTGCTGCACAAACCCTGCCTCTCCTCTTGGCAAACTCCAGATTGCTTCCACCCACCAAATCCTGCCATGTACTTGTGGAGGAGCTCCAACATCTCACCAGCCTTCAGGCTGGGCATGCCGAGGTCTGAGGTAGCACTAAAGCCAAGCCAGCGGCAGTGAATGCTccatatgtatttttaatgaaggtTTTAATGGAAATGCCATGTTTCTCTAGAGAATGTAATGACAGGACAATGCTGGGCAGAGTATTCTGATGAAACAATGCTGCCAGTTACAACTCCAGTGGGTTGCTACACTACATGGAGAATAAGCAAAGTGACCATATGGAGGAGGAATGGTCAGGGATTTCTGAAGGGCTTGTCTGGAGAGGCTCAGTTCCCTCAGCTactatttactttaaaatagtTTAGTGGGAATTGAGAGCTCCCAGCACTTGGTGAGATCCAGCTTCTCTGTACATATATTCCTGTGAGGGTACAAGGTGGGCTGTGACCCTGTCACTGGCCAGGTCACTCTGCTGACACTGTGGCCATTGACCTTGTCACATTGTTGGTGTTAAATGGGTCTGCTAAGAGGCATTTAATtagtttccttttatttttttaccattttcccCTCAAGAATCCCTTGCATTGTAAAGcacactgagctgtgctgctcagaaATGCTTCTGTGATTCTCGGTAATGCATGAGGCAAACATTCCTGTGGTGTCTCACTCTGCTCCTTGGGAGGACACCTACAGATTGCACAGTCCAAGAGAAGGTTCCCTCCTGTGACCAAGGTGCCTCTCATTTATGAAGTGAGATCTTCTGAGGAAGACATGATCAATTAAAAGATGACAACTGTATGCAGGATCTGTCCCAATAGGGCTCCTGTGACATCTAGGTGCTACCTGAATATAATGAACATCTGccagctgagaggaaaaaataacaacacAAATGTCTTTCAGGAAATCTTCTGTTTGCTGCTGTGGCTGATAATAATGTGAGAAGGAATGAAAGAGCACAGACACCCCACCCACCCTTGTGTGGCTCTTTAACTTCAAAGAGAAACACCTAACAGCCATGCTCAGCTCCCTGTGTCATCCTGCCTTCTGTAAGAGCAGTAATATCCAAAATGTAATTAGCAGATGGAGGTACTGCTTGCTGTCCCACTTTTAATGGGTCTAGAAAATACAGCTATTTATCACCCTTGCAGTCAAACTCATGGCAAAGTCCATGACTCTCTGAAACAAAGAATAGTTGTCACCTTGTAGCACAAAAAATTGCGTGTTTGTGGGATCACAGGGTAATTCCTGTGGGGGGCAGGCTGGAGATCTCCAGCCCAACGTGCTGGTCAAGGCAGGGCCAGCTCTGAGATCATACAAGGGACTTTGCCCCATTGGCCCTTGGAAACCTCCAAGGACTGAGATGCCCCAGCTGAGGGCCACCTGTGCCTGTGTTACATTCTGTACTGTGAGTGGCTGCTTGGCTCTTCAAAAGGGCTGTTAAATGCAGTTAGGGAATTTGGATCCCTTATTCAGAATGTGGAAAAGAAGCTCCACCCATCTGTGCTTGTAGTCTACTTCCTTTCATTTGTTTACGAGACAAAATGGAGTTGATCTGGAAGCAGTTTTGGAGGAGGAAAATCATATGTCTTTCCAGACCATCAAATATTGTTGAATTTATTATTGCTTGAAGACAGAGTCATGATCTGGCCAGAGGGAAGTTTTGAACTGTAATGTAAAATGAAATCCCTTTGGCCTGAGGTAAGCCCCTTAGCCTGTGCACTGTAACCcagggaaaataataattaccaCTTGGTGCAGGAGCAAGGACTAATGTTTGCTAGgtgctgtgaaaatgaaattattattcatAGAAAGCTTCTTGTTTGCAAGGAAAGTTATGTGTGTAAAGACCCCCCCATGATCCTGTTCTTTGGAGAGAACCTCTTGttagcttttttttattatgcttaATGTAACCAAAAGGCTGAAGACAGGAAATTCTCCCTCCACGTCTCTTCTGGCAGACAACTAAGTGTAGAGACCTGCAGAGATGATGAAAAGAGAGGATGAGGagattttcagctgaagaagGGTTGACATGAAGTCATGGAGACCCATAACTTGGTGCAGCGGGGTCTAGAACAGAGCCAGGAGGATTCCAGGTCACTGGAGAAaaggctgctggcactgaagGCTGCAATTATGGAAAGGTTAATGTATTCAAGCAGGCTCAAGTGAGCTGGCTCAAGCAGGCTCACTGAGCTGGCTCAAGTGCCTGTTGGGAGCTTTGCCTCTGCAGGGAGGCCGGCTCATGCAGGTACAGCTCCTGCCTgacctgccactgctgcctgggCCCGGGGTAACTGGAGCAGGTCATTGAGAGCCTGGCttggctgcaggcagagatggagagccctgggagagccagccctgagctggtgCAGGAATACGTGAGGTGTTTGATTACCCGGCAGTGTTTTCCCACAATTCATGAATGTACTTATCTCCAGAGTTTGGTAATGTGTAGACTTTCAAGTAGCTGAGTCCTCAAGCTTATCAGACACATCAGCCATGGCCTAAAatcttgaaaacaaattttgctTAGCTGAAAAAGATGGCTTTAATGTCCGCGTGCCGTGAATCACCTCCCTTCCTTTCATTTGCCTGAAATAAAGGCGGATTTCAGGCAAAGTGATGCAGAATACAGATAAAAGAGCAGTGGGAGGAGAGTTATACTAAAGGTCTGGAACATGTCTTTGAAATTTATAATGCTCTTTTAAGATTAAATGGCGTAAAACTGCTTCAAGATGATCTCAAGAAAACACTAAACACTCTATTCTGCTGAATGTCCTTTTAAGAGTGCCTTTAATTGATTTCAAGACACATgttgaaaaatgtgaaagatCTTCCTTCCAGTGAGCCTGTCGGTGGCACAGGGCACCATGACAGCCAGCAAGAGGGCTGTGGATGGGGTAATGCTCACACCATGCAGTGAGCCAAccaggtgctggcacagcacacagctgcCTCATACAGGCCCTGAACATTTCCCTTCTTAACCTTGGAGAAGGATTAAATAGCACATAGTTATTTGAGTGTTATTTGTGCTTGGTGGTCAGGTCCCCCACGCAAAGTTATTTATTTGGTGCTGGTATGACACAGGACCTTTCATTTCCAGATTGCACTGCACCAGGATGTTCCATCCAGCCTGGGCAGGACAGAGTCACACTGCAGGATGAGTCTGGTGGAGCCGATCAGGATATTGGTAAGCCAGTGGGGGCTGTTCATGCCTCCAACACATGCATGTTCTAAATCCAAGGGCTGTTCCATAAACACAGGGCACTGTGCTTTGTGGCCAGGATAGTGGGGCTCATCTGTCAGCAGTCAGGGAAGGGGCACTTCCATCAACTGTGCACCTCCCAGGAAGGTTAAAAAAGTTAAAGGTTAAAAATTTCTACCCTCCTGAGGAGGAAATAAGCTTAGGGAAGCATCAGGCTGAGCACATGCAGGGGCCTCTGGAGGGGAGGGGTGCTGGCAGAGCCGTGAGCCTCTGCCTCATCCTGCTCAaagcctctgctcctgccctccttcaAAACTGATATCCCACTGGTGCAAATTAGATAAGAATTGGCTCAGGGTCTTtaattgtgatttttatttttaatttgcataattAGACGGGTAATGGACTATTTTGCAGCCTGGGGACTGCTCTGAGGTCGTTAGTGTTGGCCCTGGGAGATCACCATCTGTCTGCAGAGGGCGagggctgtgggcagcctgacgagcctcccgtgGCTCGTTCAGACCTCTCCCCCCTTGAACCCCAGCTGCTTTCCCAAGCCACCCAAGGGGGTACAGCCTCACAAAACATTAGTCATCTGTCCCGGCTGGTGTCCTCAGCAGATGCAACCGTTTAGGAGAATGTGGTGCTGAGGGGAGATTAATAGGGTCTGGATTTTAGAACATCTCCCATTGTGTTAGCTTTGTCTTTAAGGAAAGAAGATTAAGATAGAGCAAAAGGCGAAGCAATGCAGCAGCGCCAGGTTTGTGCTTCCCAGGTTGTGGGGAGGTACCTGGAGGTGAATAAGGCTCCTGGAGGGAGGCAGCAGGTAGAGATGGACAGGTACTTGGAGGCCCTGAGTCGTGGGTTGGGATGAGACTGACAGGGTggctggaaggagaaaaagaataattgaGCCTTATTGAAAATTTCACTACCCTGAAGTCCACCTCCTTGCTTTCCACATCCTTATGACATCTCCCCTTCTTTTCTATCCCCTTCCTGATCCTTTCCAAGCCTGTTTCCACAGCCCTGGATGGCCACAAGACACCCTTTGTATACCATTACTCTCTCTACTTCAGACTTTGCCACTGCaagttttattttgcagctgcgagaagaacaaaataaatcttCATTCTGGGGATGGCAAAATTCCCTGTAGCCTGCACGCTGAAAAGCCTTGGGCTCGCTCTGCTGCCACATCTTGTTCTACTTAAACTACTGCTTTTAATAGACCCAAAatgtttgctttggaaaaggTGTTTCCACGTCCTCCAGCAGAGCCACGTGCACTGGTTTGTTCGTGTCAGACATGGCCTggccccaggctgtgctgccagggttGTGCTGGATCAGCTCACAAGGTACCATCACCATCCAACCACCCAACTGGACATTTCCTTAGACTTCAGTCCAGTGGAAGCTGGAGATTGTTTAGCGTGGGTTGAAATGTCTCATGAAAGCACATTTCAGATACCTATTCCTACCTTTAATTAACCCTTTAATATGGGACTTGTCCATAAGGATCCATAAAAGATTTTGGGAGTTGCATTAAGAATAATTGGTAATTTTTCATGCTGAAGCTGGACAGAAGGCGTTAACAAAGTTCTCCTTTATACTTTTATCACTTTTCCCTTACAAGTTCTCCATGGCCAGCGTCATTTCTCATCAAGTATCTTTTGGCAGACATTTCAAATATTGCTAGGAATAAATATCTGAAAGGTGTTCCATGTAAGGTGTGGATCTCAAAGCCACACCAAAACTTTTGGCTGGGTAATGCTGTCCAGCTGCCTGCAAAAATCCTAGTGTGATTTTTGGGCTGTGAGTATCCCTGTGAGTTTGAAATAGTGGCACATAAAAATTGTGacattttctctgcagcagtgaTTTGTAGGACCACTGATTCTGCCCTCGCACCTGCTCAAATACAGTTTGGTGGTGAACAAGGCTGAGAAGAAGCCAAGACCCCTGTgagagcagctcttctcccatAGTCCCTGTGCATTCAGCAGCAGAGGGTGGGGAGGAGCAGATTGGGGTGGCTGTGCCAGAGTTTTGGTGTTCTAGGGAGCAGGCACCATgatgggctgtgctgcagcacctcaccaccctgccctggcagctctgcatgGCTGTTGTGTCTCAAaacccagcctgcagcaggctgCCACTGCTGTTTTGGGATCTGACCACCTCCTGAGAGCACACGGCCTTGCTGGTGCCTGAAGTTCCATCAGCTCCACACGGAGGCACCCCTGGGCCTCAAAATAATCGACAAACCACAGAAATGCTTCTTCACGGCAGTATTTATTGCACCAAAGTGCTCTTCCAGAATCTTCAGGAGGGGCTGTGACCTTCAGATGTCCCCGTTCAGCCAGCGGTTCTTGGCTATCTGCCCCACGCCGGGCCGAGAGGATGGGGTGTACTGCAGCAGCTGCGTGATGAGGACTTGGCAGGGCTCCGGCAGCGGGGGCAGCCCCTCTGGGTACATCACCCCCTTCTTCTGCAGCTGGGGCATGCTCTGGACATTGGTATCATCAAAGGGAATGTTGCCGACCACCATCATGTAGAGCATCACCCCCAGGCTCCATATGTCGTATTTCTTGGCGTCATAGGGGATGCCCATGAGCACCTCTGGGGAGGCGAAGGCCGCCGTCCCGCAGAACGTGGTGCTCAGGTCCGGGTACCCTTTGAGCTCCTTGCTGAAGCCGAAGTCGCTGATCTTGGCGCGGCGGCCGTCGGCGGAGAGCAGCACGTTCTCGCACTTGAGGTCGCGGTGCACCAGGTTGCGGTCGTGCAGGTAGCGCACGGCCCTCACCACCTGCACAAAGATGTCCCGGGCATTGGGGGCGCAGGGCAGCTTTCCCAGATTCTCCAACATCTGCAGCAGGGTAGTGTCCATGGCCTCCATCACGATGTAGAGCTTCCTGTTACAGGCCTCGATGACCTCGAAGACGCGCACGATGTTGGGGTGCTGGATCTTACGCACGATGGAGAGCTCCCGAGGCAGAAACTTGAACACGACGGCTCGGGATGCTCGATGCCGGTCCACCACCTTGACGGCCAGGGGCCCCTTGTGTTTGCTGGAGGTGGCCGCTTTCACCTTGGAGAAGCTGCCCTCCCCTAGCGTCTGACCCAGCCTGTAGCCTAGCTGATTGAGCAACCTCTCTCCTCCATCGGCCTTTGGCATGATCTGTGGTCCCGGTGGGCTtttctggagctgctgttcTGCCCCAGCATCGGGAGGCTGTAATGTCTGCTGCATGGCAGCTGCTCACCTTCATCTGGTGGAACCAGCAACCCCTGGCTTCCACGCTCCACCTGGGCATTGTGATGGGTGGAATGTTGTGTGTGACAGTCCTTTGGGAGGTGATGTCAGCATCTGGTGGGTCCCCTCTGCTCATGGGTGCCCCTGGCATGCCTGCACGCACACAGGGGACAACTCTGCTGGGGCTGGATATTTTAGAGATTTTACCCTTTCAGCCTCTTCATTTGAGTTCTCAGCAGAGGGCTGTGTGGATGAAAGTTCAGATGTCAGCTTTCTGGGGTCAGGGACCCATTTGGGGACCTGTACCAGTTTTCTGCAGGGTATTAGTTGCATTAAAATCCAAACTACACAGAGTGGTACAACAGAGTGACTTCTACTGGCACTAACTGTGAACCACCTTGGCTGGCTATAAATATGGACTTCTTTGGTGATGGTGCACAGAGCTATTACATTACTAGGGAGGCTTTCTGACCTTTTGTGGGGTGGACAGGGAACTTTAAATGcatctttcagaaaaaacagcttttcgGTTTCTTGAGCTTGGAATTGCTCTTTATCTGTTTTTATCAAAATGATATTTTGGAGACTTACAGAAAAGTGAGACCTGAGATCCTTCACAGACCTTCTGTAACTtggattttaaaaggttttaatcAGTTTTAGTTGCCATAATGTGGCAGTCAAATTGAGCagagggcagctgggctgggccagaACACCCACTCCAGAGCAAGGCATCCCTACCATCACACTCTGTCTCTCAGGTCAGTGTCAGCTCC
Encoded here:
- the TSSK6 gene encoding testis-specific serine/threonine-protein kinase 6, coding for MQQTLQPPDAGAEQQLQKSPPGPQIMPKADGGERLLNQLGYRLGQTLGEGSFSKVKAATSSKHKGPLAVKVVDRHRASRAVVFKFLPRELSIVRKIQHPNIVRVFEVIEACNRKLYIVMEAMDTTLLQMLENLGKLPCAPNARDIFVQVVRAVRYLHDRNLVHRDLKCENVLLSADGRRAKISDFGFSKELKGYPDLSTTFCGTAAFASPEVLMGIPYDAKKYDIWSLGVMLYMMVVGNIPFDDTNVQSMPQLQKKGVMYPEGLPPLPEPCQVLITQLLQYTPSSRPGVGQIAKNRWLNGDI